In Ammospiza caudacuta isolate bAmmCau1 chromosome 2, bAmmCau1.pri, whole genome shotgun sequence, a genomic segment contains:
- the SESN3 gene encoding sestrin-3, with amino-acid sequence MNRLGSGPVGSAAAAAAGQYRVCGNCRKVPRQEKRVQVSPPLTRGPSAFIPENEVMQANGLDERTNLLVEEYSTSGRLDNITQVMSIHTQYLESFLRSQFYMLRMDGPLPLPYRHYIAIMAAARHQCSYLINMHVDEFLKTGGIAEWLNGLEYIPQRLKNLNEINKLLAHRPWLITKEHIQKLVKTGENNWSLPELVHAVVLLAHYHALASFVFGSGINPERDPDTSNGVRLIAVNNFCVCDLANDNNIENASLTSSNFGIADSLSELEALMERMKRLQEDKEDEEASQEEMATRFEKEKKESLLVISGAFDDEIVSTDVSRYVEDPGFGYKDFARRGEDHLPTFRAQDYTWENHGFSLVNRLYSDIGHLLDEKFRMVYNLTYNTMATHEDVDTTTLRRALFNYVHCMYGIRYDDYDYGEVNQLLERSLKVYIKTVTCYPERTTKRMYDSYWRQFKHSEKVHVNLLLMEARMQAELLYALRAITRHLT; translated from the exons ATGAACCGCCTCGGCTCCGGACCCGTGGGCagcgccgccgctgccgccgccgggcAGTACCGGGTGTGCGGCAATTGCCGGAAGGTGCCGAGACAG GAAAAGAGAGTACAGGTCTCCCCGCCGTTGACAAGAGGACCAAGTGCCTTTATACCAGAGAATGAA GTTATGCAAGCAAATGGTTTGGATGAACGTACTAATCTTCTTGTGGAAGAATATTCTACGTCTGGTCGCCTGGACAACATCACCCAGGTCATGAGCATCCACACTCAGTACCTGGAGTCCTTTCTCCGCAGCCAGTTCTACATGCTGCGCATGGATGGGCCCCTTCCTTTGCCCTACAGGCACTACATTGCCATCATG gctgctgccagaCATCAGTGTTCCTACCTAATAAATATGCACGTTGATGAGTTTCTGAAGACTGGTGGGATTGCAGAGTGGTTGAATGGTTTAGAATACATTCCCCAAAGACTGAAAAACCTGAACGAAATAAACAAACTTCTTGCACACCGGCCCTGGCTGATCACAAAAGAGCACATCCAG AAACTTGTCAAGACTGGGGAAAATAATTGGTCTCTTCCTGAACTGGTTCATGCTGTTGTCCTGTTGGCCCATTATCATGCCTTGGCGAGTTTTGTGTTTGGTAGTGGCATTAATCCAGAGAGAGATCCGGATACATCCAATGGAGTCAGACTTATAGCAGTCAACAACTTCTGTGTCTGTGATCTTGCCAATGACAACAACATAGAAAATGCATCACTCACAAGTAGCAACTTCGGG ATTGCAGATTCTTTAAGTGAGCTGGAGGCCCTGATGGAAAGGATGAAGAGACTACAGGAAGATAAAGAGGATGAAGAAGCCTCTCAGGAAGAAATGGCAACTCGCtttgagaaggagaaaaaggagagtcTGCTAGTCATTAGTGGAG CATTTGATGATGAAATAGTTTCTACAGATGTCTCCCGTTATGTTGAAGATCCTGGGTTTGGGTACAAAGACTTTGCAAGGCGAGGAGAAGACCATCTGCCAACATTCAGAGCTCAG GACTATACTTGGGAAAatcatggcttttcccttgtAAACAGGCTTTATTCTGATATTGGGCATCTCCTGGATGAGAAGTTTCGGATGGTGTATAACCTCACATATAACACTATGGCAACACATGAAGATGTTGATACAACTACACTAAGAAGAGCTTTATTTAACTATGTCCACTGTATGTATGGAATCAG GTATGATGACTACGATTATGGAGAAGTGAATCAGCTACTTGAACGCAGCCTGAAGGTTTACATAAAGACAGTGACCTGCTACCCCGAGAGAACCACCAAGCGCATGTACGACAGCTACTGGCGCCAGTTCAAGCACTCGGAGAAG GTTCATGTCAATCTACTTCTGATGGAAGCTCGGATGCAAGCCGAACTTCTGTATGCCCTTCGTGCCATAACTCGTCACTTAACCTGA